AAATCCGTGATAGATCCCACACCCCTGTCCTGTCAACACGTGTGTGGCAGGTATTTGGAAGAGTCCGCAAAAAAGTAGATTTTGGAGGGGCGTGGGAAAAAAAGGGAAAGGAAATTGGAAATTTTCTGGTGGTTAATAAAATGAAGTCCAAGAAGACTCAGAGTTTGAATTCAAAAACAGATCGCCAAAAAGACAGCATATAAATGACTTACAGTGTATATATCCCTTTCTGTTGCTGAAGCAAAGCATGTCTTAACTAAATCAATGGCTTCTGATTCAGAAAGTGGAGTAACAGCATCCTGCAGAGATCATGGAAACTCCGTTAGcaaatgtttatatttttctcctCATTTTTAGGTCAATTACAAATGCTTTGACTATGTGAGAAATTTTGAACAGATAAAGAATGGAGCAAACTTTAGCAGGAAGCAACAGAGGGCTAGGAGACTTCAGTTGGTTGTCCAAGAAAGGCATGATCAGAGTTGAACCAGAACCTTGAGAGCTGTAGCCAACCCTCTCATATGATCCCACAGCATCATAGGTGAAGACACACCCCTTTCCTACAAGGTGTATGGATGAAATTGTATAAGCTTCTTTACAAGAAAAGACTACAAATAAATAACCTCGAGACCATCGCTAACCAATTACCTTCATCGTCAAGGCCACCTAGGACATTGAACGAATAGTAGGGGAAGAAACGTTTGTAGTATAGTGTGTTCGATAGAAGCTGACCCATAGCTGGACAGCTCATTTGCTTATTGTGCTGGTGCTGGTAGATCTATTGCAAAATAATAAACATATAAAGATCATTATCCAAATATCTCAGAAGAATGTAAATGCTAAACTCTGGATAGGACATGATCCATGATAAAAGAACTACAGATTACCATTTCAGACATCATCCTATATTTTAGTCCCATTAGGGATACTATATAAACATACTGTTTACCGGATTGGATAGCCAAGTTTGACTTggcacaataaataataaagaagtTGACAATAGTTTACTAGACAATGTCAAAAGTAGAAAACATGTAAGGTGAAAATCAATGTTTAGTTTATTAAGAAATGAAAATATAACGGAACAAGAAGAGTGAAAATAGTGCCCTATGTTTGAACTGTTATTATGTTGGCAATGAACACCTAAAATCAACATCAACAAAAGGTAAATAATCAATCGAGAGAAGTTCCtctatttgaaatttttattgcAAGAACTGtttcaaataaatatgatgTACATATAAGTGaaaacaagtttatgatatatgttttaCACTTTTCCCTGCCTGTTTTGAATAGCCAACATCTATTGAACCCTAAAATATAGTATAGATGGCCAAGCCCATTTCCACTGAGTTTTGAAGCcaaaaaaacaacaaatttcttgattatttaaaaaaaaactaaaatattaaGTATGATAGTATTATTGACAGCGTATCCATGTTGATTAAAGTGATGAAGTGATACAAAACGAGCGATCATGGATTCTCGGGGGTGAAGAGGTGCGGCTTCGAAAACAAGAAACATAtggtcttttttattttctcaagCGATGAGATGGATATGAGAGAGAGATATAATTGCTTCTGATGGGTAAAGAGCTAcgattttaagaaggttttttTTTATCCGTGTCCTAAGGATAACATACAATAGACAAGAAAGTTGAGTAAGCTTTTCACAGACGTAAATCCTTCCCCATTTAACATTTCCACGTAATTCAGTGACTTCTCCACTTCTATATTAACTTACAAGCCAATATTAAAGAAGCATCATTCGTACGTCATAGTAAAATTGTAAGACATTTGTGTACCTTTTGAGGTACATCGCTTCCTTTATATTGAGTTTAGTTAAATATCACCAACTTACTATTTTCAGGGGCTTGAATTGtttctctttaattttaatttacaaCTTAAATACAACTTTTACTAATATTTATGtgattttttggaaaaatatacTCACCAATAAGGGACACGCACAAGGCGCGTACCCAAAAACTAGGTTCTGATCATGTCTAGCAtaattgaaagaaaagtaaACGAGCCTAATTTATGGATTAATTATAACCCCTAGAAACCCCCACCCCAATCCTGCACACAATCATATCCTCTGGCTAAAGAATTTTAAAGCTTATGGATCAGATCATGGTCACTGTTGCTGTCTTTCTAACACATAATGCTTACTCACTTTTCTCCACAAAGTCAAGCACATAATGCAAGCTAACAATCAAAATTTCGGTTCTCAATGAGCTGATAAGATCATATTGCACAAACAGGTGAAGCACACTGAACAAAGATACAAAAAACACCCTACATGCTCCATACCAAACTGTCTGAAGAGACAAAGGATTAACAAAAACTTTTAGCATTTTACCAGATGCCTTGATGCCAAAACCTTCTGCAAAGCTCTCACGTCAGCCTGAAATCCTGATGAAGCCATCACACATTTATCCGCTCTACATAGTCAGACAGTTGACATACAACACTGATATATCAGCCAAGGTTTGTGTAAAGATTAAAGGAGAGAAACCAATTAGTATCATGACATAAGGTGAAGATTACATGTCTGCATACCCATCTCATTCATTCTCTCATGCTACAATGTATAGGAGGACTGGAGGAGATCATTATATCTGATTTTATTGCTAATCCTGGAAGTGCAATCCTTGCTATACTCTCTTCCTCCCAGGAAGAGGCACATAAAGGCAAGTTTGTTTTGAAACCGCTTCACAAAAAGATTTTCTATATGCTGGGAAAATTATACTAAGTAAATATAGAGTCTATTTAGTAAAGGTCAAACACATTTTATACAATTACGAACTGTGCTAAACTTGATATTGCCTCtagctaaattttcttttaaattactGGCCTTGCCTCGTCAAGCAAACAACAAAAACAGCACTGAAAGTATTTCCATTTGTGATTCATCCAAACAGAGAAATGCAACCCTAGGTTTGCATTCTGATCTTTGACTtctccctcttcttcctcctccaaAGCTGCTCTCCGCCCCCAATCAGCACCCTCCCGCCCCTTGGCCTAGTCTCCCTCTTCTTTGATTGTCTGGCATCAACTCAGTGAGATTtagttctcttcttctctttataATATGTTAAGTCAATAATTATGCTTGAATTGTGATAATTCTATGTTAATCTATTCCTTTAAAACTTAAGTACTAATAGTTCAGTTTATCCATTTCATATGAAAGCCGCAATTATTTGAATAATTTGATAACAGTATTTCTTTTATAACCGAGAAATCCCACAAGGCTAGTGGCTGTTC
The sequence above is a segment of the Solanum dulcamara chromosome 11, daSolDulc1.2, whole genome shotgun sequence genome. Coding sequences within it:
- the LOC129874068 gene encoding proteasome subunit beta type-1 encodes the protein MTKQQANWSPYDNNGGTCVAVAGADYCVIAADTRMSTGYNILTRDYSKIIKLADKCVMASSGFQADVRALQKVLASRHLIYQHQHNKQMSCPAMGQLLSNTLYYKRFFPYYSFNVLGGLDDEGKGCVFTYDAVGSYERVGYSSQGSGSTLIMPFLDNQLKSPSPLLLPAKDAVTPLSESEAIDLVKTCFASATERDIYTGDRLEIVVLNADGIRREGMDLRKD